A genomic window from Streptomyces sp. NBC_00234 includes:
- a CDS encoding sensor histidine kinase: protein MRRSNEGSAAQPERGNFTPPPRAGASSADMSAPEPAGGSTNRLSPRNWRVPTRLNAILLIPVLVGLIMGGFQVKGSIDTWNEAQDAEKTALVVRAAAEYGQALLNERDLTAQPLLSNKRTADVVEQARATTDEAATKFDEAVKSMPDKPGLDRRLKLFKGEEPLLPELRKAAYAEAMDPVKTEEGYTKVQHSLMEFSNELGLGTGNITTYGRTVYAIELAKAAESLQRSIGMHLLVRPSQERAKFEAQVKAFGSYNYLEQIALGEFVSAGTEADTARLKEVMAGKAAEGAQQLKAAAEQAQAAGRPFVAPPSIKGSVFDGMAQQIGQGDSPAELKAKGITPQTWMAASTAKFDGYTTVEDELVDKAVTEAAAISSDAKTDAIVTAAVVIIALLAAFILAGLMARQMSRSMRQLRTAAFGIAEQRLPMLVDQLSRTDPGRVDTRVQPIPINTQDEIGEVARAFDQVHREAVRLAAEQAMLRGNVNAIFTNLSRRNQSLIEGQLTLITDLENNEADPDQLESLFRLDHLATRMRRNGENLLVLAGEEPGRRWNQPVPLVDVLRAASSEVESYERIELTGVPESEIHGQAVTDLVHLLAELLENATTFSSPQTKVRVTATRLPDGRVMVEIHDKGIGLTAEDFADINHKLANPPTVDAAVSQRMGLFVVGRLADRHGIRVQLRPSGEQAGTTSLVMLPDAITHGGGGEASSAQDDFTVSSIIPQQQQAFDPMPQQTTMRTAAELGFDDSRYDIPDADAPQLDPVGRSLLREERRAALEAQAGGERPLFRDEAQQYEQAPYGQEQYAQEPQPAQQGYEQAPYEAPYEPYGTEAGYPQQSQQGGYPEAAYAAPEAQQGQYAEQFDSAPAQSHQGDWANQGGYQGAYESAPQAEAESAPSAPAATEERVGFDRSGPVPNAAHEMTEAGLPRRGGVQHWQPTGRGNEASAPAQQQDTQQPPSAPANGDGPDDWRSTNDERWERAEKLREPKAGGITPSGLPRRVPKANLVEGTAEQTQQGGPQVSRAPEDVRGRLSNLRRGIQRGRDAGSDASNTYNQER from the coding sequence GTGAGGCGAAGCAACGAGGGCTCCGCGGCGCAGCCGGAACGGGGCAACTTCACCCCGCCGCCGCGCGCTGGGGCGTCGTCCGCGGACATGTCCGCGCCGGAACCGGCCGGTGGCTCCACCAACCGGCTGTCCCCGCGCAACTGGCGGGTGCCCACCCGGCTGAACGCGATCCTCCTGATCCCTGTGCTGGTCGGCCTGATCATGGGCGGCTTCCAGGTGAAGGGGTCGATCGACACCTGGAACGAGGCCCAGGACGCCGAGAAGACCGCGCTGGTCGTGCGCGCTGCCGCCGAGTACGGGCAGGCGCTGCTCAACGAGCGCGACCTCACCGCTCAGCCGCTCCTGTCGAACAAGCGCACCGCCGACGTCGTCGAGCAGGCCCGGGCCACCACGGACGAGGCCGCGACGAAGTTCGACGAGGCCGTGAAGAGCATGCCGGACAAACCCGGGCTCGACCGCCGCCTCAAGCTCTTCAAGGGTGAGGAGCCCCTCCTCCCCGAGCTGCGCAAGGCGGCCTACGCCGAGGCGATGGACCCGGTGAAGACCGAGGAGGGCTACACCAAGGTCCAGCACTCGCTGATGGAGTTCTCCAACGAGCTCGGCCTCGGCACCGGCAACATCACCACCTACGGCCGCACGGTCTACGCGATCGAGCTCGCCAAGGCTGCAGAATCGCTTCAGCGCTCGATCGGTATGCACCTGCTGGTCCGCCCGAGCCAGGAGCGCGCCAAGTTCGAGGCGCAGGTCAAGGCCTTCGGCTCGTACAACTACCTGGAGCAGATCGCCCTCGGCGAGTTCGTCTCCGCGGGTACGGAAGCCGACACCGCCCGGCTCAAGGAAGTCATGGCCGGCAAGGCCGCCGAGGGTGCGCAGCAGCTCAAGGCAGCCGCTGAGCAGGCCCAGGCGGCGGGCAGGCCGTTCGTGGCTCCGCCGAGCATCAAGGGTTCGGTCTTCGACGGCATGGCCCAGCAGATCGGCCAGGGCGACTCGCCCGCCGAGCTGAAGGCGAAGGGGATCACCCCCCAGACCTGGATGGCGGCGTCCACCGCCAAGTTCGACGGCTACACCACGGTCGAGGACGAACTCGTCGACAAGGCCGTGACCGAGGCCGCGGCCATCTCGTCCGACGCCAAGACCGATGCCATCGTCACCGCGGCCGTCGTGATCATCGCGCTGCTCGCGGCCTTCATCCTGGCCGGCCTCATGGCCCGCCAGATGAGCCGCTCGATGCGCCAGCTGCGTACCGCCGCCTTCGGCATCGCCGAGCAGCGGCTGCCGATGCTGGTCGACCAGCTGTCGCGGACCGACCCGGGCCGGGTCGACACCCGGGTCCAGCCCATCCCGATCAACACCCAGGACGAGATCGGCGAGGTCGCCCGCGCCTTCGACCAGGTGCACCGCGAGGCCGTCCGGCTCGCCGCCGAGCAGGCCATGCTCCGGGGCAACGTCAACGCGATCTTCACCAACCTGTCGCGCCGCAACCAGTCGCTCATCGAGGGTCAGCTGACCCTCATCACCGACCTGGAGAACAACGAGGCCGACCCGGACCAGCTGGAGAGCCTCTTCCGCCTGGACCACCTGGCCACCCGTATGCGCCGCAACGGCGAGAACCTCCTCGTCCTCGCGGGCGAGGAGCCCGGCCGCCGCTGGAACCAGCCCGTGCCGCTGGTGGACGTCCTGCGCGCCGCCTCCTCCGAGGTGGAGTCGTACGAGCGCATCGAGCTCACCGGCGTGCCGGAGAGCGAGATCCACGGTCAGGCCGTGACCGACCTCGTCCACCTGCTGGCCGAGCTGCTGGAGAACGCCACCACGTTCTCCTCCCCGCAGACCAAGGTCCGGGTCACCGCGACCCGGCTGCCCGACGGCCGCGTGATGGTCGAGATCCACGACAAGGGCATCGGCCTCACCGCCGAGGACTTCGCGGACATCAACCACAAGCTGGCCAACCCGCCGACCGTCGACGCCGCGGTGTCGCAGCGCATGGGCCTCTTCGTGGTCGGCCGTCTCGCCGACCGGCACGGCATCCGCGTCCAGCTGCGCCCCTCGGGCGAGCAGGCCGGCACCACCTCGCTGGTCATGCTCCCCGACGCGATCACCCACGGTGGCGGCGGCGAGGCGTCCTCCGCGCAGGACGACTTCACCGTCTCCTCGATCATTCCGCAGCAGCAGCAGGCGTTCGACCCGATGCCGCAGCAGACCACGATGCGTACGGCGGCGGAGCTCGGCTTCGACGACTCGCGGTACGACATACCGGACGCGGACGCGCCGCAGCTGGACCCGGTCGGCCGTTCCCTCCTGCGTGAGGAGCGACGGGCCGCGCTGGAGGCCCAGGCGGGCGGCGAGCGTCCGCTGTTCCGGGACGAGGCGCAGCAGTACGAGCAGGCTCCGTACGGGCAGGAGCAGTACGCCCAGGAGCCGCAGCCCGCGCAGCAGGGGTACGAGCAGGCTCCGTACGAGGCTCCCTACGAGCCGTACGGCACCGAGGCCGGCTACCCCCAGCAGTCCCAGCAGGGCGGCTATCCGGAAGCGGCATACGCCGCTCCGGAAGCCCAGCAGGGCCAGTACGCGGAACAGTTCGACTCCGCTCCTGCCCAGTCCCACCAGGGCGACTGGGCCAATCAGGGCGGCTACCAGGGGGCCTACGAGTCCGCGCCGCAGGCTGAAGCGGAGTCGGCACCGAGTGCTCCCGCAGCGACCGAGGAGCGCGTAGGCTTCGACCGTTCGGGCCCCGTCCCGAACGCCGCGCACGAGATGACCGAGGCCGGTCTTCCGCGCCGCGGTGGTGTGCAGCACTGGCAGCCCACCGGCCGCGGGAACGAGGCGTCGGCCCCGGCACAGCAGCAGGACACGCAGCAGCCGCCGTCCGCCCCGGCGAACGGCGACGGCCCCGACGACTGGCGCTCCACGAACGACGAGCGCTGGGAGCGGGCGGAGAAGCTCCGCGAGCCGAAGGCGGGCGGGATCACCCCGTCCGGTCTCCCCCGCCGCGTACCCAAGGCCAATCTGGTCGAGGGGACGGCGGAGCAGACGCAGCAGGGCGGCCCCCAGGTCTCCCGTGCCCCCGAGGACGTCCGTGGCAGGTTGAGCAACCTGCGACGCGGCATCCAGCGGGGACGCGATGCGGGGTCGGACGCAAGTAACACCTACAACCAGGAGCGTTAG